The Salvelinus fontinalis isolate EN_2023a chromosome 31, ASM2944872v1, whole genome shotgun sequence genome has a window encoding:
- the LOC129830460 gene encoding 60S ribosomal protein L32-like: MAALRPLTKPKIVKKRVKKFIRHQSDRYVKVAKSWRKPRGIDNRVRRRFKGQMLMPNIGYGSNKKTKHMLPSGFRKFLVHNIKELEVLMMSNKTHAAEIAHNVSSKNRKLIVERAAQLAIKITNPNARLRSEENE, encoded by the exons ATGGCAGCCCTCCGACCTCTTACCAAGCCGAAGATTGTCAAGAAGAGGGTTAAGAAGTTCATTCGCCATCAGTCTGACAGATATGTCAAGGTCGCG AAAAGCTGGCGTAAGCCCAGGGGTATTGACAACAGAGTCCGCAGGCGGTTTAAGGGCCAGATGCTGATGCCCAACATCGGTTATGGCAGCAACAAGAAGACCAAGCACATGCTGCCCTCTGGCTTCAGGAAGTTCCTGGTGCACAACATCAAGGAGCTTGAGGTCCTCATGATGAGCAACAA GACCCATGCTGCTGAGATCGCCCACAACGTGTCTTCCAAGAACAGGAAGCTGATTGTGGAGAGAGCAGCCCAGCTGGCCATCAAGATCACCAACCCCAATGCCAGACTCCGCAGCGAGGAGAACGAGTGA